A genomic stretch from Gossypium hirsutum isolate 1008001.06 unplaced genomic scaffold, Gossypium_hirsutum_v2.1 scaffold_172, whole genome shotgun sequence includes:
- the LOC121226426 gene encoding protein SET DOMAIN GROUP 41-like gives MRQSYLWFNHQFTCSCSRCTVSPSTLVDHALEEILASNPSFSSAGLDLNLYRDEANKKLSHYVDETITEFLSVGDPESCCKKLERVLKGGFHVEQLESKDGKSRLNCKFHPFNHIALNSYMTLASAYRIRSSDFLSFHSKTDESQLKSF, from the exons ATGAGGCAATCATACTTGTGGTTTAATCATCAATTTACCTGTTCTTGTAGTCGATGCACTGTGTCTCCTTCAACTTTGGTTGACCATGCTTTGGAG GAAATTTTGGCTTCCAATCCGAGCTTTTCAAGTGCAGGCCTTGACCTCAACCTTTATAGGGATGAAGCGAATAAAAAGTTGTCTCATTATGTGGATGAAACTATTACTGAGTTCTTATCAGTTGGTGATCCTGAATCCTGTTGTAAGAAGCTTGAGAGGGTGCTAAAAGGAGGTTTTCATGTTGAGCAATTAGAAAGCAAGGATGGAAAATCACGGCTCAATTGCAAGTTTCATCCCTTTAACCATATTGCTCTCAATTCTTACATGACGCTTGCTTCTGCATATAGAATACGTTCAAGTGACTTCTTATCCTTCCATTCAAAAACAGATGAATCTCAATTGAAAAGCTTTTGA